One Prunus dulcis unplaced genomic scaffold, ALMONDv2, whole genome shotgun sequence genomic region harbors:
- the LOC117613167 gene encoding calcium-transporting ATPase 5, plasma membrane-type-like — MAWCSPDVKLLFVHALKKNEEMVAVTGYVTDDAHALHQADIGFAMGIRGTEVAKESSDIIILDDNFATLLNGGDLYIQIQFMQLQLTVNVVALTTNFMAAVFYGHVPLNAVQFLWVNLLIVALVPLSLVTKPPADELMPGLLVEPGQPPKRYAKWKRQIFQGVYQIVAILIINFQGQNLLKSYNRGHAIKVKNTMIFNTFVVCQIIHQMEARKKDILSKPKIWITSNYLFMGIAGTILISHFIIIEFLGKAFSTVALNQKEWQFSLTLGFVE; from the exons ATGGCATGGTGTTCCCCCGATgtcaagcttttgtttgtgCATGCACTGAAGAAAAACGAAGAGATGGTTGCCGTCACTGGATATGTCACCGACGATGCTCATGCACTACATCAG GCTGACATTGGTTTTGCTATGGGTATCCGAGGGACTGAAGTTGCTAAAGAGAGTTCggatataattattttggatGATAATTTTGCTAC GCTTTTAAATGGGGGCGATCTGTACATCCAAATACAGTTTATGCAGTTGCAGCTTACAGTCAATGTTGTAGCACTAACTACCAATTTCATGGCTGCAGTTTTCTATGGTCACGTCCCATTAAATGCTGTTCag TTTCTCTGGGTGAACCTACTCATAGTAGCTCTTGTACCACTATCATTGGTTACTAAACCTCCAGCAGATGAACTGATGCCGGGACTCCTTGTCGAACCAGG ACAACCTCCTAAAAGATATGCGAAGTGGAAGAGACAGATTTTTCAG GGCGTGTACCAAATTGTTGCCATTCTTATCATCAATTTTCAAGGACAAAATTTACTGAAAAGTTATAACCGCGGTCATGCCATCAAAGTGAAGAACACAATGATATTTAATACATTTGTTGTTTGTCAA ATTATCCATCAAATGGAAGCTCGAAAGAAGGATATACTATCAAAGCCTAAGATCTGGATTACTTCAAACTATCTCTTTATGGGAATAGCAGGAACAATTCTCATAAGTCAT TTTATCATCATTGAGTTTCTAGGGAAAGCGTTCTCCACAGTGGCGCTTAACCAGAAAGAGTGGCAGTTTTCCCTCACTCTTGGGTTTGTCGAGTAA